TTCATGCGCAACTGTGTCCACTGCTGAGGTCATTGCTCCACCTCACCTCTGCTCCAGAAATAAATGTCTGACGCCTCCCCACAACCTGCATCTGTGGGGCACTCTTCTGGTTCAACTCTCTGTAGCCCTTTGGGACTTTGCAGTCCCCTAAGTAGAAAATTCCTATGGGCCTGTCTCCTGGGGGCCTCCGTCTGCTGGTGGTCTGCTTACCACAGAATCCTAGAGGGCAGGAGTGCCTGGGCATGTGTCTGTGGAAGCCTTGTAGTCATTTGTCTTTGGACAAGCGCAACAGTCAGGCTGCTGATTCCTGTGGCATGCAGGCTGGAAAGGTTGACAAACGGAGGGGGGTGTTGAGGGTGAGCcctagttgatttttttaaatttaaactgtggtaagaacatttaacatgagacctactctctttttttctttacttatttatttatctatttatttcgagacagggtctcactcttgtcacccaggctggtgtccaatggtgcagtcttggctcactgcagcctcaacctcccaggttcaagtgaccctcccacttcagcctcccaaagtgctaggattacaggtgttagtcaccacgcctggccaagatctTCCTTCTTAACAAAATTGTGTGTACGATACTTAAAATTTAAGAGATTATGTGCACGGCAGACCTTTAGAACTGAATAGTCTTGCATCTTGCATAATTCAGAACTTCATCTTGCGTAACTGAAGCTTTGTGCCTGTTGCCAGAGTTGAGTTTTGATTCCTTGAATGGAAGGTGAGCTTTGTGGGGAGATGTCAGAGGGAAGGTATCTCGGTCAGGGGTAGCGTCAGGCTGCGGATAGGGGCTGCGGTCTTTGCTCCAGCAGGGTGAAGCCCTACAGTGTGAAGTACCATCCACATGGGTCCCACTTGGCAGTTCACTCAGAGTCTGAGGTAGAAGCCAGATGAGGAGCTACGGATGCAGAGGTTAAGGGCCTGCCTGGCTCTACCACACTTTGCTAGGAAGCCGCTGGATCTGGGAAAGTTGCAAGCTGAAAGTTGCCAGAGAGTGGGGGGCGGGAAGGCAGCAGCACTGTAACAGGAGCTGGGACGAGCTAACTCCCAAGCCCTAAAGACCAGAACCAGGGTAAGGGGATTTGGGGCTGAAATAGCAAACTCCTTCATCTCCTGGAAGGGAGACCCACTTAGATACTCTCTAGGCAGGAGAGGTGAATTCAGCCTGATAGTTCAGTATCATTTATCAGTCTAGAAGTCACTACTGCACAATGTTGCCAtgtagtaggtattcaataaatatttgttgattgaatgagCTTACCGTGGTGATCAAGGGGCTTAGGGGGTAGTGAAGGAGATGGCTAGAAAAGCTCTGGATGGGAGCTGACTCCTGATATTCTCGGGGATGATGGACCCTCTGTCCCCAGAGCCGCGTTCTGTCTGCATCCCATCAGTCCTTGGTGAGTCCCCACTATGGTGGTGGCAGGGATTCCCATGCTGTGTGGCTGCATTCCTAGCCATGGCCAACAGGTGGCAGTGCAGCCTGTGCCATGAGACAGCTCAAGGCTCCCACAGCAGGGCGGGCTTCGGCGGAATGCCCTCACTCTGGGTTAATGGCCTCCTTTAGAGACCATATGGCCCCCAGGGTGGCGGTAACCAGCCATCAAGGACCTACTGAGTCCAAGCCTGTGGGAGGGGAGAGTAAAGACATCTTTAAAGAAGTCGGCCTGACAGGAACTGGGCATTAAGAGCCTCCTCTTCATCTCTCTGTTGCCCTCACCTACCCACTCTACTCTTCCAAATCTGTTTCTTTCCCAAACCCTCAGCCATCGCTTGACAGAGGCTGTGTACATTCCTAGGATCCCAGGATCCCTGTGTTCAGGATATTGGGTGCCATCAAACTGGGTGAGGGGCTGTGAAGGGCCTTTGCTGGGCTCCAAGGGGGACTTGTCTGTGCTTCATCTGGGTGCAAGGGGTGGCAGAAGCTGCCAACTGGACCCAATTCTGAGGAATTCACTGTGGGTATCCCAGAGAAAATGGGCAACTAAGGCTGGGGATTTGGGCAGATGGGCCTGGTGAGCAAGGTGTCAAAGCAAGTCTGGAGTCATGGGGTTACTCTGGGGCCTTGACTGTTTTTCTCCAAACAGCTTTCTGTTGTGGGTGAGGACTTACATGTAGCTTTGAGCACATCTGAGCACATTTGAAGTTGAGCTACCTCACTGGCAGTGGGGAGCTGTGGGGGTCAAAGTGCCATCTCTCCAGTGCTAGCTGCCCAGCCTCGGTTCTGTGAGCACATGGGAGACTTGAAGGTCCATCCTGGATGATAGGGTTTCCATTCTTTCCATTTGAGAATCTAGGCAGTAGCTACACTGGGATGATGGTCACTAGAGATTTGGAGAATAGAACAAAAGCCTGAGAGGCAGATAGGGTGATCCCACTGTGGTCTCTGGTATGTTTCAGGGGACCAGAAAGGGATAGAGGCCTGGGGCTTGTGTTTGCACCAAGCTTGTGGCCACTTCTGCCCTAGGTTGGGGTATAGAGCTTGCATCCCCTCTGTACCCCCAAGCTCTGACCTCTTCTGTGATTAATGAGCTGACGATTCTGCATCAATAAAGAATTAACCTAGAGCCCCTACCCATCAATAGTCAGGAGCCCAgatccccagccccacccccatccaAACCAAATGCTCCAGGGCCCCAGAGCAGACCAACCTTGCACAGTGTCATACACCTATAGCTAGGTCCTTTCCCCCATCCTGCCGCTAGGAATTAACCCCGTAACTGCCTCAGCCCACCTCCCCTAATTagctcccccacctccccacacaaCACACAGGCAGCAACTGTTTATACTGGTTTAATCCATGTCAAATGTAGTTTACAAAGGGAAAGGACAAGTACCTTTGTATAGAATATACAGACACAGCATCACACCATAGGGCCCACGGGAGGGTCGGGGAGACGACACTTTTTCCCTGGGAATGGCAGCTCTAATCCCAGAAATGGTTCTCAGCAGAGGCTGGGTGGCCAGGAGCACTGTCTTCCAgtcccccatctcagcctctgcttCAGCTCGGTTCCCGTTTCCTGCTTCTACCCCCCAACTCCTTATAAAGAGTCCCATGAGCTAAGACTAAGGAGAGGATCATGTCCCTTGGGGCATGTGCCCCACGTCTGGGAGAAGAAATATACACCACTGAACACCGAGCACGTGGGAGAGGGAAGGGACACCAcgggagagggagaggcaggtACCCCAAGAGGTGGATGAGCCGAGCCCCCAGCCAACCCTGAAGGAGGCACTGCTTCCAGGGgttcttaaaaaagaagaaaatcatacaACCAAAGGGGGAGGGGACAGGTAGAGGGCGAGTTGTCGTCCCATTTATACACAACATTGTAAACATACACGGTCTATATTACATGTGCTTCAGTCTGGTGTTTGCATGTCTGTCTGTCCGTCTGTCAGTCTGGGGGCTGCATCTCAGGAGCCGTGCCCCACtactcccccaacccccacctccctgccctACCCTGGGAACAGAGCTGGAACAGGTATGGCCCCCAAACCATAGGTGGGAGCCAGCAGGTAGTGCCTGGGCCACAGCCTCTactctggctccagagtcctgcgtgtgtaaatgtgtgtgtgtgtacgcatgtgtgagtatgtgcatgtatgtacatGGGGAACCTGTGTGCAAGTATGTACAAAGGGAGAGGGTCACTGTCACAGAGGCTGGGGGCAGGTGGGGCTGCTGGAGGCGAGGCCTGCCTGGGGCAGATAGCTCACAAGTAGATCCTCCGCAGGTCTCCGGGTGCTGTGATCGTGTTGCACTGAGGGCAGAGCTTCTTGGCACCCTGCAGGGAGAACAGGGAGGGCTCTGGTCTACACAATGTGCCACGTGTGCGCATGCGAGCACCTGGGCCTGCAGCCATGTCTCTCTGCACCAGTGTGTGCTGGGACCTTGGTCCTGTCAGCACAGGCTGGGGACGCATAGGCAGCTTCTGTGAGCAGGCAGGCACGCTCCTGTGTTGGGGGGACGCCAGGATCAAACCGCCTGGCCAGCCCCGCAGCAGGAGCCCCGGTAATGAGAACAAGGCTGGGTCCAGCTGTGGCAGCCGCAGCCCTAACGAGATTACACGCGGCCTTTGATCAGGACACAGAGCCCACGTCCGAGCCTTTTATTGCTGTCTCCGGGCGACATTTTAATGGCTGCTCCTGAGCgaggaacaggggcaggagcagaAGGAGCTTAGTAATGGGAGGGGGAGGGGCCAAGGCCCTGGTCCTGTTTACCCACAGCCAGCCTCCTCCTGACCCTGGGCCTCACCAGTCTGTGTGATGCAGTGGACCTTcgggggggcagggggaggggaagggagaatgCAGTGAACTCATGGAGGGGGAGAAGTTCCTAAACCTGCAGTGGGGGAGGAGGCAGCGAGCCTGGGGGTAAATATCCTGTTCTCCTTTGCCCCAtgctccccacttcccccaggcAGGCTCAGGCATAAGCATGGACATCTGGGCAGTGCCCGGAACGGCCTCCCATTCCCCGACCCCCATGCCACCTCACCAGGGTCCGCAGCCAGCACTCCTCGCAGTGCACGTGCCAACACTGGATGGACGTCAGGGGCATCGAGTACGAGTCCTAGGGAGGAGGGGGCAGACAAGGAAGGGGTCACTCTGAGGCAGGTCCACCCACTGAAGAGCCCAGAGCACAGTGCGGAGACCCTCTCCAACTCCCCCAGAGGGCGCAGAAGCCTGACCAACGGAACCCCTAGGTTCTTTTCTACTCACCATGCAGATGAGGCATTTGTAACGGTCCCCACGAGATAGCTGCCGTTCAAGTTCTCTGACCCGAGCCTTCAGAGCCTCAAACGTGGTCACAGCTGAATCTTCGGTGATTCTGTAAAAAGGAAGGCATGGTTGGGTGGCAGGCGGGCATCTCCCATTTGCACCTCCAGCCTACACCTCCCTTGAATTCCAGAACCAAATACAGAAATGTCCCCTAGGCATCCCTGCCTGCCCCCTTCCTCTGATAGCCCGAATCTGCAAATTCACATTCTACAACTAAACTCCTCACCCTCTCTGTTCCTCCATTCCCATCCGGATGAATTTTTACACCACAGATACCAGGGAACCGTTTCCAACCACTCCTTCGCAGTCTTCCCAACAACCCAAATCTGTCATCTTTCCTGGTATCTCCAGCATCTCTCCACTTCTTTTGCCCCTCACCACCACTAGTCCAGGCTCTCAGATGTCTTGCACCAATTCCTCCACTAACTTTTTCCAGACAGCCTCTCTTCCTCCAGGCCCCTCATCTCCATTCCACTCTCCCAGCACCTAGAAGAATTTATGTTCTCAAAGCGAATCTCTTGTGGTGTGACTTCCAACATTCCAATGTCCCCCTCAGAGTAGAGCTCCACCGCACTCCTTGGTCCAGTTCCAGCCCACCGCACCCCTGAGGACCTTGCCATGCATTTTATGCTCGACTGCTATGTGTCACCATCCATGCCACCTTTTTcactgccttggcctctgcaCTGTGATCCCTTTGCACCCCCTCGCCTGACTCACTAGCTCTGCCTCATCATTCAGACCTAGTTTTGTTCTCATGCCCTCCCAGAAGCCTTTTCTAGACCCCCGAGCCAGCACTGCACAGTGGCTCTCACAGCCCCGTGTGAACACCACAGCAGTGTAAAGTTCCTGAGTGTGGGTTCCCTGAGGGTGCGCTGCTCACTCCACCAATACTACGGCCAAGAGCCCCACCTCAAGCACGGGGCACGAGCAAACACTTGCTGAAGAAAGGGCCCGTCCAACCTCCAGGGACAGGGGGAGAGATGCAGGGACTGGGCGGGTCCCACATGATCTAGGTCCCTTTGCCACAGGCCTGGCCTGCCTCCAGGGCTCCTTGTTACTTCCTAGGCATATCAGATGCCCTGGTAGTCCTGTCTGTGGGCCAAGCCCTGCACCAGAAGGTCCCTCCTGCATGTCCAGGACTCCTTGGGCTGCACTGCTGAACAGGGAATAGCTAGGACTCTCTCAAGGAACCTTCCCGCCCTCCTAAAACAAGTGAACAGGACCCAGAGGAGCTCACAGAGGGAGGAGAATGCTTCCTGGAAGACTAGAAAAGATGGTGCAGGAGACTGGCCTTAGGGAATAGTAatgataatacaaataaaatagctaaaatttattaagcacttactaaaTGCCAGGGATTGTACTGAGGGATTGATAATTATTATCTTATTTACACCTCACAAAAACCCCATGAGAAGATTCTAGTATCTCCGATTTATATACAAAGAAACTAAagcacagaaagattaagtagCTTGCTCAAGGTCCCCACAGAGTCAGGGAGATGGGATTCAAACCTGGCAGACTGATTCCATGATCAACTAATAACTGTGTGACTGACCATGACTGTACTGGCTACACCCAggaggagggggcttccaggccAAGAGAACAGCAGAAACAGAGGCCAAGAGGCCCAAGATTCTAGTCTGGCTAGAAGGCCCATGTGTAGGCAAAGTGCTACAGTGAGAAAGGAGATGGCATGCAGGAGGACCTCAAATGCCACACCTGAAGGAGCTGAAGTTTATCTCATGGACAGCAGGAAGCTGCTGAGGATGCTGGAAGAGCGGGATACGAACAGCTCAGGTTTCACAGATGTACTTaatcaggaagcagaggctggacTGAGAGCAGCGGGAATCATAAGGGAGGTGGACTTTGGGCAAGGACATTCTCCTGGGGGCACCTGTTCTGCAGTTTAGGGGAGACAATCAGCTCAGGAAGCTTGAGAGCTTACAGGTGGTCTGTCATTACTGGATGTGAGTGGTAATGGGAGTGCAGGGAGGGTAGTGGTCACATTTCATGGGCAATAACAAACTTCAATCTCTGGCCTTTTTCCTCTGGGGAGCTAGCAGCAACACAGAGCTTGACTCCTTAGTGGCTGTGTCCCTGTATCAGGGACAATTAAATCCATCACCCTAGGGTCCATGATTCCCTCTGCCTTGCCTCTTCCCACGGATGCCAAGAAAGGCTCTGACTCGTTCCTCCTGGTACTGGCTGATTCCCTGGGGGCTTCCATTTATCCCTCTGGTTCTGGAAGTCTTTACTACCCCTTCTCTCGTCACAAGCCCTCAAACAGCAGGCTCCTTCCCTGGCATTTTGCACAATGCTATATATGCCATCCCCATCTGGATTACAGGTAAATTCCTGATAAGGAGACAAGGATTTGTAGCTGTGCTCCCTTCCACTCCAAGGACTAAGCTGAGAATTTGCCTAGTCCTATATGGTTATTTCaaagatggggaaactaaggcctGCAGCTGGGGGCAGCCTACCCCAGAATGGAGAACTAACTCCCAAACCTCAAATCAGAGAACTGGAGCTGGAATGGCAAAAATGGATGAGGCCAGGAGAGAACGAAGTCATTTCCCATGCCATCTCCAAGAGCTACAAGGCCACAGTGAAGGCCAACAGCCAACTCCAGAGCCTGCCTATCCTGGGTGTGCTCAGCACACACCTGCCCTCCAATCTTGGCTCTGGCGAAATACCCAAGCCTCCAACCCCTGGTCCAGGCTGGCTGTGAGCTATTCCTGAGCCCCTCCAGGGCACGGGGGGTGGGGAGATTCTTGGTGGAGCCATGGCATCCTACCATTCCTTTTCCCTGCGTAGTAAAACAGATCTAGGGCAAGAAATAGAGAAATCTTGGGGACTGACGGGCCCCAGTCTCAGCAGACCCAGACCCAGTGGAGAGCTCTGCACATGACTGAGCCAGTCTCCACCTCATCATAGAGATCCCTGCCTATGGGTGCCTGTGCTCACACAGGTGGGACAGAAATCCTGGCTACCCCCAGCCTTGGGTGGGTTGTACCTTCATGGAAGCCACTGgctctgcccccacctcctccttGGGCACCATCCCTGATTAATGATCTTGTCTTTCTGATTTATGAGCAGCCCCTCCAGACGAGGGTGGGTGCCCCTTACAACCCCGCCCGCCCCGCTCAGCTGGAGTAGGAGagaattattaaataaacatCCATACGTCATTCCTCCCCCCCACAAGCTGGTTGCACCGAACCCGTACGGCCCGCTCCGGCGCTGACACGGAGCAGCTGCGGTGATTCATGGGCAGCCGGGCCCTGCGCCGCGGCCCATACATCATGCCAGCAGCACTCGCGGCCCCGGCCGAGATAAACTGATCAACCACAACGGGCTGGAATGAATTTATGACAACACAAAATGGAGGGAAACAAATGGGAGGTGACCCTGGGCCACCGACCCGGCCCTGCACCGGCCTGCAATCCACTCTCCTGGCAGGAGGCAAAGATGGAACACTGGCCCTGGAATGAAGAGGCTGCCTTTTAACCCCAGGCAACCTAGCCTGCAGTCAGAAGGTGGAGTGGGTACTGGAGTTAAGCAATGACCAATGGCAGCAGCACCAGGCAGCCCAGACTGGACAATGCCATCTCCTGAGGCCAGAACTGGCTTTCCTTGGGCTTCTGGGAAGTCAGGGAGATGCCCAGCTGATACTAAATCTTTGTGGTTCCCGGGGATCCGGGCCAGGGATTGCCCAGCGCTCGGCGAAGTGCTAATGGATCCCCTTTCCTCTGCCAGAGAACCCAGGCCAAAAATTCCTACCAGAAGTGATGAGACCCAATGTTCCTGCCTAAAACCCACTGTGAGTGCCACCCGggacaagaaaaatgaaaccaatTTAGCTCCCGATTAAGAAACAGAAACTGGAGATGAATCAAGTGCGCCGGCTGGGCTGGGCGGCCATACATCACATTCCCCGGGTGGAGGCCGCCACAGCGGGCAGGCAGGCGGGCGGACTGCTCCTCCCTCCGCCAAGGCTCCCGGGGCCGTGGCCCAGCGATCAATTCACAGAGTCACGCTTAGCACCAGCTGGGCTCCACTGCCGGCTGTGTGCCCAGGGCAGCAGCACTGAGCTGCACTTGGGAGGGCCAGAAGCCCTGGCAGCAGGCCTTCCTGCTAGTAAAGGGCCCCTCCTCCCACTGAACTGCGGTCCCAGGGCCCCTCCTGGCCAAACACTCACTTCTCGATGTCGCTGTTCTTGCAGGTCTTCTGCATGGCCTCCTGCTTGCTGCTTTCCCCATTGCTGGTGGATGGCATCTCTGCTGGGACAGAGGGGCAACTCATACTCCGGCCAGACTGGGCAGCACAGGTGAGGGGTTGGGCTTGAGTCAGTCACCACCATCCAGGGATACCCCGTCTCCCCCATTACTCCTAACCTGGGGCAGGACTTACCGTCATTGGCCCATTTAGAGAACTCAGGCGTGATGCGTGTGCTGGGAGGGCCGCCactggaggaaaggagggaggaagaacaAAGTGAGGCCTGAAGGCGGGCAGGACAGCCCTGTGGGTCAGTACTGGGTTGACCCCTGCCTCAgggcttcctctctctctgctccaCCCACCCAAGCCTGTGCCCACACTTGCTTTAGGACTGCACCCCGGAGTgcctctctctccttggcttcaCCAGGCTCCTCGCCTGTGCAGGGGATGACATCAGCCTCTGTATATCTGGCATGGTGGTCAAGGACAATGGATCCTAGTTTGCAGCAGGCCATGAGGGTTGAATCCTCAGGAGAGCATGCCCCTCCTGGCCAAAGCTGACTCTGGCCGGGGGGGTGGTGCAGGTGAATACCACAGGAGCTACTTTTCTTATTCCCTGTGGCCTGCCGCATCAGCCCCACCAGCACCCACAGTGCTCCAAGGATACTGTGGCTTCCCATACTCCAAAGTGTCATCCCCATCCACATCCAAGTCCGCATCACTGTCCGGGTTCTCTTTGCCGCTGCACATGATGAAGCCAGAGCCTGTGGGAAGCAGGGTGTGAGGAGGGCCTGCGGACAACAAGACTAGGCCGAGGGCGCCCCTCCTGTTGCCTGCAGGTAGTGGTTAGGCTTCGGACCTGTTAAGGCCCAGAGGGAAACCTGGGCCTGGGATATATAGAGCCAGATACTTCAGTGCCCCTGACCCTGACATTTCAGGCCCTTCACTCGGCAAACCTCATCTTTCTCTGCCACTGCATGCTGCTCCAAGTGGTCTCTGCTCATAAACTAGCCCATTCATACATTATGTCACGTCCTTGGGGGACGCTCAGCCCCAGGCCTGCTGTCCACCTATCTTCCAGGTCTAGGAAGAACAGGAAGAGGACAGAAAAATTCAGGTCTAGGAATTTCACAGGAAAGGAGTGGGGCCTCCCCCTATGCCCCATTATCCAGCCTGACAAGTTCATTGGAGGAAAGAACAGGCTGGCTAAGGCCAATCAGAGCCACAGAGTGGGACCCCCGGACAACATCCTGATTTTGGCCGCTAGGTCCTTGCCAGCAAAAACACCAGGCAGCTGTTCAAATATTTGGTGTCTGAAGCGCCTGACATTAATTATTCATCTCCACCTCACTCAGCCCAGATTCCTGGACAAGTGCAGTTATGAAGGGATTAAGAAGAGACAGACGAGGGAGGACAGGCATGCACACCTACTTCTCAAAGCAGTCCATGAAGGCAACCAGGCTGAGCGGAGGCCAGGCCATGGGCCAGGCAGGCGGCTGACCCCTGAGGTGCATCTGGCAAGCCACGGGTGGACTCTCAGCTCAGGGAGAGGGGCGAGCTGCTGGGGCTACACTAGGCCTGCTCACCTGCCAGGTGATCTCTCTGTTGTCCAAGACCACCCTTCCTGATAGCCCAGGGTCAAGTGCTATAGAGTTGTTCCCCCCAGCTCCCCACTTCCTCCCAGTGGGTCTCAGACCACACCTCACTAGCCAGCACAGCCCTGCAGGGACAAAAGAATGTGAGACTCTGTGGCTACTGGGATCAGCAAAGAAATACTTAAAGAAGTGAGGAAGCAGCTCAGTGTCTGCCCGATGATTTCAGACATTTCAGCTTGTCCATTCTTTCCTCTCAGGTCCTTATACTCTCATTAGGATATGTCTTGTAGGGAGTCCTCAGGCCTCTTATCTGTTCCCTCATCCTGCTTACCATTGAGTTCTGACCACCTTTCCTCCTGCTCCAAAACCATCGATGGCTCCCCACTGCATGCACAACCAAGCCCAGGCTCCTCAGCCAGATCCATGAAGATCTGGGTCCATCTATGTCTTTACTCTTGCTCTCTACTAATTCACTCTGTAAACCCCATGCATGTAGACACAGAGGCTGCTCACCAAACCCCAAACATACCCTGTATATCCCACTCTTAAGACCCCTGCTCATGCTATTCACTCCATCTGGAATGTTCTCCATTTTTCAAGCCCTGAAAAACACTGAGTCTTGATCCTTCTCCCTTCTACCCCACCAGTCTCTGGTCTCACAAAGATACCACCAAAGGTAAGCAGCACCGGGAAGGAAAGACGCCGGGCACAGCCTGGACTCCACCTCTCCCTGACAGTCCTCATTTGCCCTCTACCCTGAGACACTGACACACTTGAGGCAACAAGCAGGTCAGCAGCAGGGCCATTAAGCTGAGAAAACACCAAGTTACAGCTCTGTCTCCTGTTCACAGCCAGGTGTCCTGACAAGCAATTCCCGCCTTGTGGGTGAGTGGCACCTCTATAAACCCTCTGACAGTTTGGGAGACAAACTCCACCATCAATCAGAATGTAGCTATCAGGTTCACTTACAGCTTGCGGCACCCAAGCCCTGCCAACCCCCCTTCCCCAAGTACACGCAGCTCAGCAGCTAGCCTCACATCCTCTGCTCGGTCTGGCCCTGCCTAGCCCTGCCTTATAAGTGGAAAGCAGAGAACCCTGGCACCACATGTGAGCCCGATACGGCTCCATGGCAAAGCAGAGAAAACAGGGTACCCCAggccgggcatggaggctcacgcctgtaatcccagcactttgggaggttgaggcgggcggatcacaaggtcaggagagcgagaccatcctggctaacgcggtgaaaccctgtctctactaaaaatacaaaaagaaattagccgagtgtggtgggcgcctgtagtcccagctactcgggaggctgaggcaggagaatggcatgaacccgggaagtggagcttgcagtgagccgagattgtgccactgcactccagcctcggcgacagagtgagactctgtctcaaaaaaaaaaaaaaaaaaaaaagaaaactgggtaCCCCAAAGCTGCCAGGAAAAGCTCCAGCTTCTCAACACAGAAAGTAGCCCTGTGGCCTGAAGtccttttctctgcagtcttactgcccaccatgcctggcccaggacTCATACTCCATTAAACAGAGCTACTGTGGTCTCCCAAATCCTCTGTGCTTTCTCATGCCCCCATGCCTCCACACCTCCTGCTCGCTGCCTAGAACCTTCTCCCTCCTGGTCTGCAATACACAGGCCTGCTCCTTTGGCAAGTCTGACTCAGCCCAGCCATGCCTCCTACCATCAGCTCAGTGCCCACACAGAGCAGCTGCTCTCTGAATCCCTGCTAAAGGAAAGAACTCACACCTCAACGCCATTCTTTCAACCTTTATTGGGCTCATCCTCTGGTTGGCTCCATGTTGAGAACAGAGAGCTTCAAGACCTGATCCCTGTCCTCACGGTGCTCTGAGTGGTACATGGGGCTTCCCAGCTTCTTATACACAGGTGGCCCTTCCCTGGTGTCCACCTAGACTCCTGTGTAACTCCAGAATCATATTTATCACCACATATTGTCACTGTCCCTCACCAGACTGGAAGCTGCAAGGGTCCCAAGTGTGACTCACTGTTGTGATCTCAGCAGCACCCAGCAGAGCTGGCTGGGCTGATGGCTGGTGCCACACAGCACATCCCAGCAGTACTGGCTAAACACTGGCGACACTGCTGTATTAGGTCCTAGTTAGCTGGTGGCCTGGAGAAATCTCTCAGGATACAACTTTCCTTATCAGATCCCGGCTCCCAGCCGGGCAGCACCTTTCTGTTCCTCTGGCCAGTCAGGCAGGATGGACAGCACGACACACTTTGTTTGCCAAAGAAAAGGCTCTGCCTCTGGTCTGAGCCATtcaccctgaccctgaccccatCCTCCAGCTAAGACCGATGTTGGGAACCTCTCCCTACCCCCACAGGTGTTCAGAACAGGCTGCTGCCAATTTCACTCTTGTGCTGCCCCAGCCTGTTCCAACCTCTTTCCCAGCacattaaactttattttcttaatgaaat
This DNA window, taken from Macaca mulatta isolate MMU2019108-1 chromosome 1, T2T-MMU8v2.0, whole genome shotgun sequence, encodes the following:
- the RNF220 gene encoding E3 ubiquitin-protein ligase RNF220 isoform X5, coding for MEQELEQLAQLPSSKNSLLKDAMAPGTPKSLLLSASIKREGESPTASPHSSATDDLHHSDRYQTFLRVRANRQTRLNARIGKMKRRKQDEGQVCPLCNCPLAGSEQEMSRHVEHCLSKREGSCMAEDDAVDIEHENNNRFEEYEWCGQKRIRATTLLEGGFRGSGFIMCSGKENPDSDADLDVDGDDTLEYGKPQYTEADVIPCTGEEPGEAKEREALRGAVLNGGPPSTRITPEFSKWANDEMPSTSNGESSKQEAMQKTCKNSDIEKITEDSAVTTFEALKARVRELERQLSRGDRYKCLICMDSYSMPLTSIQCWHVHCEECWLRTLGAKKLCPQCNTITAPGDLRRIYL
- the RNF220 gene encoding E3 ubiquitin-protein ligase RNF220 isoform X4; protein product: MPNHHGKKKAAALFDSQAPICPICQVLLRPSELQEHMEQELEQLAQLPSSKNSLLKDAMAPGTPKSLLLSASIKREGESPTASPHSSATDDLHHSDRYQTFLRVRANRQTRLNARIGKMKRRKQDEGQREGSCMAEDDAVDIEHENNNRFEEYEWCGQKRIRATTLLEGGFRGSGFIMCSGKENPDSDADLDVDGDDTLEYGKPQYTEADVIPCTGEEPGEAKEREALRGAVLNGGPPSTRITPEFSKWANDEMPSTSNGESSKQEAMQKTCKNSDIEKITEDSAVTTFEALKARVRELERQLSRGDRYKCLICMDSYSMPLTSIQCWHVHCEECWLRTLGAKKLCPQCNTITAPGDLRRIYL
- the RNF220 gene encoding E3 ubiquitin-protein ligase RNF220 isoform X7, whose translation is MPRARSGRRSRGAGGREETFLRVRANRQTRLNARIGKMKRRKQDEGQVCPLCNCPLAGSEQEMSRHVEHCLSKREGSCMAEDDAVDIEHENNNRFEEYEWCGQKRIRATTLLEGGFRGSGFIMCSGKENPDSDADLDVDGDDTLEYGKPQYTEADVIPCTGEEPGEAKEREALRGAVLNGGPPSTRITPEFSKWANDEMPSTSNGESSKQEAMQKTCKNSDIEKITEDSAVTTFEALKARVRELERQLSRGDRYKCLICMDSYSMPLTSIQCWHVHCEECWLRTLGAKKLCPQCNTITAPGDLRRIYL
- the RNF220 gene encoding E3 ubiquitin-protein ligase RNF220 isoform X6 encodes the protein MEQELEQLAQLPSSKNSLLKDAMAPGTPKSLLLSASIKREGESPTASPHSSATDDLHHSDRYQTFLRVRANRQTRLNARIGKMKRRKQDEGQREGSCMAEDDAVDIEHENNNRFEEYEWCGQKRIRATTLLEGGFRGSGFIMCSGKENPDSDADLDVDGDDTLEYGKPQYTEADVIPCTGEEPGEAKEREALRGAVLNGGPPSTRITPEFSKWANDEMPSTSNGESSKQEAMQKTCKNSDIEKITEDSAVTTFEALKARVRELERQLSRGDRYKCLICMDSYSMPLTSIQCWHVHCEECWLRTLGAKKLCPQCNTITAPGDLRRIYL